The proteins below are encoded in one region of Candidatus Binatia bacterium:
- the lptD gene encoding LPS assembly protein LptD has protein sequence MGDRRLLAAALALYALLPNAGHAYRMEGPSVQEQAITITADELGYEQKTNSIIARGNVVITRGEMELRADEVRLNRTTNEADAQGDVRLTNAEGTVVADTVHMNLDEETGFLKDAQIQSVRFRYSLGGTRVEKGLGQTYHIENGQFTTCHCAEGAPTWSISGRELNVSLEGYGTLTGGTFKLLDVPVLYIPRATFPVQQERQSGLLAPRFGFSNTRGFQTFLPAYWAISKSQDATLALDFETSARAGFVGDYRYALSRETRGFLDGSYFNESFRGGTPVKPFETTIPQDRWSVTAEHEQPFLGTSRLYGDVFLVSDDLFLREINTYAFEHSHEVAIRTLPFTQTHLAAVQLWDRVALKGEGTYYQDLTGFQSPTLQRVPEVDLWGQTLLGRHVLGQLNATAVDFQRARGVDGLRLDVEPAAVLPLPLGPFAFGSVRAALRETAYHLTEDRLADTGLQLPRNQSRELFQLGAEMGASLSRIYPATWFGLEKVKHTIEPTVDYLYIPTVSQADLPLFDGVDRINQRNLLTYGVMSRFIGKFSDSSSTEAEKAPSDAAHAQIRELARFSLTQSVDINRQLNPLQTNRAADHFSDIDFDGRVNPSRALSVRFHTSYDTGNTNISAAHVGLFIQDPREAPSGSAAPRLDTRTSAGISYRFLTQNLLQELDDNIVLRLTDSIGLLQSSRYDVIASRFLDNYFGLRLISTCDCWALDFGVTNRTNPQELEATAQITLVGLGSSKPPERVAVAP, from the coding sequence ATGGGCGACAGACGTCTCCTGGCCGCAGCGCTTGCACTGTACGCCCTTCTCCCCAATGCCGGTCATGCGTACCGGATGGAGGGCCCATCCGTCCAAGAGCAAGCGATCACCATTACCGCCGACGAGCTCGGCTACGAGCAGAAAACGAACTCGATAATCGCCCGTGGAAACGTGGTAATTACACGCGGAGAGATGGAGTTGCGGGCGGACGAGGTGCGTCTCAATCGGACCACCAACGAGGCCGACGCACAGGGTGACGTCAGGTTGACCAATGCCGAAGGGACGGTCGTGGCCGACACCGTCCACATGAACCTCGACGAAGAAACCGGCTTCCTCAAGGACGCTCAAATCCAATCAGTCCGGTTCCGCTACTCGCTCGGGGGCACGCGGGTCGAAAAGGGCCTCGGGCAAACGTACCACATCGAGAACGGCCAGTTTACCACCTGCCACTGCGCCGAGGGCGCGCCCACATGGAGCATCAGCGGGCGCGAACTCAACGTCAGCCTGGAAGGCTACGGCACGCTGACCGGGGGCACGTTCAAGCTGTTGGACGTTCCCGTTCTGTACATTCCCCGTGCGACCTTTCCAGTACAGCAGGAACGGCAGAGTGGGCTGCTCGCCCCACGGTTCGGATTCTCCAACACTCGCGGCTTTCAAACATTCTTGCCCGCCTATTGGGCGATCAGCAAGAGCCAGGATGCTACTTTGGCCCTCGATTTCGAGACCAGTGCACGCGCCGGTTTCGTCGGGGATTATCGCTACGCCCTCAGTCGCGAGACGCGCGGCTTCCTTGACGGGTCCTATTTCAACGAGTCGTTTCGAGGCGGGACGCCGGTTAAGCCGTTTGAAACGACCATTCCCCAAGATCGCTGGAGCGTAACAGCCGAGCACGAACAGCCATTTCTCGGCACCAGCCGGCTCTACGGCGACGTTTTCCTGGTGAGCGATGATCTGTTCCTGCGGGAAATCAACACGTACGCCTTCGAGCACTCGCACGAAGTCGCCATTCGCACGCTGCCGTTCACTCAAACCCACTTGGCGGCGGTTCAGTTGTGGGATCGGGTGGCCCTGAAAGGTGAGGGCACGTACTACCAAGACTTGACCGGATTTCAGTCCCCGACACTACAGCGTGTCCCAGAAGTCGACCTGTGGGGCCAAACCCTTCTTGGCCGGCATGTCCTCGGTCAGCTCAATGCGACCGCGGTTGATTTCCAGCGTGCCCGCGGCGTGGACGGACTCCGGCTCGACGTCGAACCCGCGGCGGTGCTGCCACTTCCGCTTGGCCCTTTCGCCTTCGGCTCCGTCAGGGCGGCGCTACGCGAGACCGCGTACCACCTCACCGAGGACCGGCTCGCTGACACGGGTCTGCAATTGCCGCGGAACCAGTCGCGGGAACTCTTCCAACTTGGAGCTGAGATGGGCGCGTCACTCAGCAGAATATATCCGGCCACCTGGTTCGGGTTGGAGAAGGTCAAGCACACCATCGAGCCGACCGTCGATTACCTCTACATCCCGACCGTATCGCAGGCGGATCTCCCGCTCTTCGACGGTGTTGATCGTATCAACCAGCGTAACCTGCTGACTTACGGTGTCATGAGCCGCTTCATCGGCAAGTTTTCCGATTCCTCATCGACTGAGGCTGAAAAGGCGCCATCCGACGCCGCCCATGCTCAGATTCGTGAACTCGCCCGCTTTTCCCTGACGCAGAGCGTCGACATCAACCGCCAGCTCAATCCACTCCAAACTAACCGCGCTGCCGACCACTTCTCTGACATCGATTTCGACGGGCGTGTGAACCCCAGTCGTGCACTATCCGTGCGATTCCACACGAGCTACGACACCGGGAATACCAACATCTCTGCCGCCCACGTCGGTCTCTTCATCCAAGACCCTCGTGAGGCGCCGTCAGGCAGTGCAGCGCCTCGCCTAGACACGCGCACCAGTGCCGGGATCTCGTACCGCTTCTTGACGCAGAATCTCCTGCAAGAACTCGACGACAACATTGTGCTGCGCCTCACGGATTCGATCGGCCTCCTCCAATCCAGCCGTTACGATGTCATAGCCAGCCGATTCTTGGACAATTACTTCGGCCTCAGGCTCATCTCAACGTGCGACTGCTGGGCACTCGACTTCGGGGTCACGAATCGAACCAACCCGCAGGAGTTGGAGGCCACAGCCCAGATCACCTTGGTCGGGCTCGGATCCAGTAAACCTCCGGAGCGCGTCGCGGTCGCACCGTAA
- a CDS encoding folylpolyglutamate synthase/dihydrofolate synthase family protein: protein MTNSQFADVLAWLYRLEAARGMDFKLERVALALKNLGDPHKRFSAVHIAGTNGKGSVAAMLHAIYTAAGYRVGLYTSPHLLSFTERIRVGANTISEEEVVASAREIRTAATVRGIDLTFFEFVTVMAFLHFARCGVELAIVEVGLGGRLDATNVLDPEVAVITTIGMDHQEFLGNTLASVAREKAGIIKPGRPVVVGTVQPEVDEIFRAVATERHAILYRAEHDFSVRGSTPFRFEGMGWSFPNLRVGLRGSYQRDNAAMAIAATIQLQHRFPLGGDAIRRGLDEVRWPGRLEVVQGSPVVVLDGAHNLHGIMALARELPDVVGRRPVHLLFGVMRDKDWRPMVDALGPLVGSATVATVLPPRGEAAEALAQAFARHCPVRIAPEPLTGLETLMDCVSEHEVILVTGSLFLVGAIYPHFLRQPGKQDLFSSSAAALHP, encoded by the coding sequence ATGACAAATAGCCAATTCGCCGACGTCCTCGCCTGGCTCTACCGCCTCGAGGCAGCACGTGGCATGGATTTCAAGCTCGAACGCGTGGCGCTCGCGCTCAAAAACCTCGGTGATCCGCACAAGCGGTTTTCCGCAGTTCACATCGCAGGGACAAACGGCAAGGGATCGGTTGCGGCCATGCTGCACGCGATCTACACCGCCGCTGGCTACCGCGTCGGACTGTACACCTCGCCGCATCTCCTGAGCTTCACCGAACGCATTCGCGTTGGGGCCAACACGATCTCCGAGGAAGAAGTCGTGGCATCGGCGCGAGAGATACGCACCGCCGCCACGGTTCGCGGCATCGATTTGACCTTTTTTGAATTTGTGACGGTGATGGCGTTTCTGCACTTCGCCCGTTGCGGTGTCGAACTAGCGATCGTCGAGGTCGGGCTCGGCGGGCGCTTGGATGCAACCAATGTCCTGGACCCGGAGGTGGCGGTCATCACCACCATCGGAATGGACCACCAAGAATTCCTCGGCAACACACTCGCCTCGGTGGCGCGGGAAAAAGCCGGCATCATCAAACCTGGGCGGCCCGTCGTCGTCGGAACCGTGCAGCCTGAGGTCGATGAGATTTTCAGGGCAGTGGCTACCGAGCGGCACGCGATTCTGTACCGGGCCGAACACGATTTTTCCGTACGTGGTTCGACACCGTTCCGCTTCGAGGGAATGGGGTGGAGTTTCCCTAACCTGAGGGTCGGCCTCCGAGGCAGCTACCAGCGTGACAACGCCGCCATGGCCATTGCCGCCACCATTCAGTTACAGCACCGGTTCCCGCTCGGCGGCGACGCGATCCGTCGCGGTTTGGACGAGGTCCGATGGCCGGGTCGGCTCGAGGTGGTGCAAGGCAGTCCGGTGGTCGTATTGGACGGGGCACATAACCTCCACGGCATCATGGCGCTGGCGCGTGAGCTGCCGGACGTTGTTGGCAGGCGCCCGGTGCACCTGCTCTTCGGTGTGATGCGTGATAAAGACTGGCGGCCGATGGTAGATGCGCTTGGCCCTCTGGTAGGTTCTGCGACCGTAGCGACCGTGCTGCCCCCGCGCGGAGAAGCCGCTGAGGCCCTGGCGCAAGCGTTCGCCCGGCATTGCCCGGTCCGCATCGCACCGGAACCACTGACCGGCTTGGAAACGCTGATGGATTGCGTCAGCGAACATGAGGTCATCCTCGTGACGGGTTCCTTGTTTTTGGTGGGCGCGATCTACCCGCACTTCTTGCGCCAGCCTGGCAAGCAGGATCTCTTCAGCAGCAGCGCGGCAGCGCTGCATCCCTAA
- the trpA gene encoding tryptophan synthase subunit alpha produces the protein MNRIDKTFRALRAHRTAGLIPFLTAGDPDLDTTRELMRVAADNGADLLELGVPFSDPTADGPVLQRSSEIGLKAGASLPRVLELVSDFRRDSQVPVILYGYYNPIFHYGAERFAADAHKAGVDGLLIVDLPPEEVGELLPYLRRVGIHFIFLLAPTSGPDRVRKVLRHAGGFIYYVSVTGVTGVRPMLAESVRPVVERLRQSTALPIAVGFGISTPEQAAEVAAFADAAVVGSAIMRIVDAHRGGSSLAEVGAFIRRLKDAMRAGRGIAGETPQAAGAPHDK, from the coding sequence ATGAATCGCATCGACAAAACCTTCCGCGCATTACGGGCGCACCGAACCGCGGGGTTGATCCCGTTTCTGACGGCCGGCGATCCGGACTTGGACACCACTCGTGAGCTGATGCGGGTTGCGGCTGACAACGGAGCGGACCTTCTGGAACTGGGGGTCCCCTTTTCCGACCCCACCGCTGACGGGCCGGTTCTGCAGCGTTCATCGGAGATCGGGCTGAAGGCCGGCGCTTCCCTGCCACGCGTGCTCGAGTTGGTCAGTGATTTTCGGCGGGATTCGCAGGTGCCGGTGATCCTGTACGGGTACTACAACCCGATCTTCCATTACGGCGCTGAGCGATTCGCTGCCGACGCACACAAGGCCGGCGTCGACGGCCTCCTGATTGTCGACCTGCCCCCGGAGGAAGTGGGGGAGTTGCTCCCGTACCTTCGTCGCGTGGGAATCCACTTCATCTTCCTCCTGGCACCAACGAGCGGGCCCGATCGTGTGCGAAAAGTACTGCGACATGCGGGCGGGTTCATCTACTACGTGTCGGTAACCGGCGTGACCGGTGTGCGGCCGATGCTGGCGGAATCGGTGCGGCCAGTGGTGGAGCGCCTGCGACAATCCACAGCGCTGCCGATCGCGGTCGGCTTTGGCATCTCGACTCCCGAGCAGGCGGCCGAGGTCGCCGCCTTCGCCGACGCCGCAGTCGTCGGCAGCGCAATCATGCGGATCGTCGATGCACACCGTGGCGGCTCCAGCCTCGCCGAAGTCGGAGCTTTCATCCGCCGCCTCAAGGACGCCATGCGCGCGGGCCGCGGCATCGCAGGGGAAACACCACAGGCTGCCGGCGCACCTCATGACAAATAG